The Polaribacter tangerinus genome has a segment encoding these proteins:
- a CDS encoding ABC transporter ATP-binding protein has product MKALKYINKFFIKYKWRLLIGILITILSKLLALKVPQIVGDSLNVVEDFQNGKITDVAFVKRELLQNVLLIIGVAVLAGFFTFLMRQTIIVTSRLIEFDLKNEIYQQYQKLSLNFYKKNRTGDLMNRISEDVSKVRMYVGPAVMYSMNMFVLILVGFTQMIRIDVKLTMYTLIPFPVLSLSIFILSKIIHKRSSIVQEYLSKLTTFNQEFFSGISVVKSYGIEPLIIKDFDKIANESKEKNIHLQQANALFFPLMVLLIGLSNLIVIYVGGKQYINDEIQIGTIIEFMLYVNILTWPVAVVGWVTSMIQQAEASQVRINEFLNEKPEILNHTNSPTQLKGDVSFKNVTFTYDDTNITALKDVSFTAKAGETIAILGKTGAGKSTIIELIARLYDTKEGEITLDNKPIESTNLNDIRNQIGFVPQDPFLFSESIGNNIKFGKENATKEEIIAAAKNAVVHDNIIEFPNGYDTVLGERGVTLSGGQKQRVSIARAIIKDPKILIFDDCLSAVDTETEERILNNLKKVSQNKTTFIISHRVSSAKNADKIIVLDAGKIIQKGTHNQLINEEGFYKNLYQQQLLEKEN; this is encoded by the coding sequence TTGAAAGCTCTAAAATATATAAACAAGTTTTTCATAAAATATAAATGGCGTTTACTTATTGGTATTTTAATTACCATTTTATCGAAATTACTTGCTTTAAAAGTTCCTCAAATAGTAGGAGATTCTCTTAATGTTGTAGAAGATTTCCAGAACGGAAAAATTACTGATGTTGCTTTTGTAAAAAGAGAATTACTACAAAATGTATTGCTTATTATAGGCGTTGCAGTATTAGCTGGTTTTTTTACTTTTTTAATGAGGCAAACTATTATAGTTACCTCTAGACTTATTGAATTTGATTTAAAAAATGAAATCTATCAACAATACCAAAAATTATCTTTAAACTTTTACAAAAAGAATAGAACCGGCGATTTAATGAATCGTATTTCCGAAGACGTTTCTAAAGTAAGAATGTATGTTGGGCCAGCTGTAATGTATTCTATGAATATGTTTGTACTAATTTTAGTTGGTTTTACACAAATGATTCGTATCGATGTAAAATTAACTATGTATACATTAATACCTTTTCCTGTATTGTCTTTATCTATTTTTATTTTAAGTAAAATTATTCATAAAAGAAGTAGCATCGTTCAAGAATATTTATCGAAACTCACCACTTTTAATCAAGAGTTTTTTTCAGGAATTAGTGTTGTTAAATCTTATGGAATTGAGCCACTAATTATTAAAGATTTTGATAAAATTGCCAACGAAAGCAAAGAAAAAAACATTCATTTACAACAAGCCAATGCTTTGTTTTTTCCGTTAATGGTTTTATTAATTGGTTTAAGCAATCTTATTGTTATTTATGTTGGAGGTAAACAATATATTAATGATGAAATTCAAATAGGAACTATTATAGAGTTTATGTTATATGTAAATATTCTTACCTGGCCAGTTGCTGTAGTAGGTTGGGTAACTTCTATGATACAACAAGCAGAGGCATCTCAAGTAAGAATAAATGAGTTTTTAAATGAAAAACCAGAAATTTTAAATCACACTAACTCTCCTACTCAATTAAAAGGAGACGTTTCTTTTAAAAATGTAACTTTTACTTATGATGATACAAATATTACAGCTTTAAAAGATGTTAGCTTTACCGCCAAAGCTGGCGAAACTATTGCTATTTTAGGTAAAACAGGAGCTGGTAAATCTACCATTATAGAGCTCATTGCGCGTTTGTATGATACAAAAGAAGGAGAAATTACATTAGACAATAAACCCATAGAAAGTACGAACTTAAATGATATTAGAAATCAAATTGGCTTTGTACCGCAAGATCCTTTTTTGTTTTCTGAAAGTATTGGAAATAATATTAAATTTGGTAAAGAAAATGCTACAAAAGAAGAAATAATAGCAGCAGCAAAAAATGCAGTAGTACACGATAATATTATAGAGTTTCCGAACGGATATGACACTGTTTTAGGAGAGCGAGGTGTTACTTTGTCTGGAGGGCAAAAGCAACGAGTTTCTATAGCTAGAGCAATTATTAAAGACCCTAAAATTTTAATTTTTGATGATTGTTTATCGGCTGTAGACACAGAAACAGAAGAGAGAATTTTAAATAATCTAAAAAAAGTTTCTCAAAATAAAACCACCTTTATTATTAGCCATAGAGTTTCATCTGCAAAAAATGCCGATAAAATAATAGTTTTAGATGCTGGAAAAATTATCCAAAAAGGGACTCACAATCAGTTAATAAATGAAGAAGGATTCTATAAAAATTTATACCAGCAACAACTTTTAGAAAAAGAAAATTAA
- a CDS encoding PUR family DNA/RNA-binding protein: MAERVEQEEIFSQVLRAGRRTYFFDVRATKADDYYLTVTESKKFTHDDGTFHYQKHKIYLYKEDFTDFHEMLKKATDYIINEKGDEVISERHQKDFKKEDGKTISKESESATGSFTDISFDDI, encoded by the coding sequence ATGGCAGAGAGAGTTGAACAGGAAGAAATTTTTTCACAGGTATTAAGAGCAGGAAGAAGAACTTACTTTTTTGACGTAAGAGCAACAAAGGCAGATGATTACTATTTAACAGTTACAGAAAGTAAAAAGTTTACGCATGATGATGGTACTTTCCATTATCAAAAGCATAAAATATACTTGTACAAAGAAGATTTTACAGATTTTCATGAAATGCTAAAAAAAGCAACTGATTACATTATTAATGAAAAAGGAGATGAAGTAATTAGTGAACGCCACCAAAAAGACTTTAAAAAAGAAGATGGCAAAACGATTTCGAAAGAATCTGAAAGCGCTACAGGAAGTTTTACAGATATTTCTTTCGACGATATTTAG